A stretch of the Aminipila terrae genome encodes the following:
- a CDS encoding CAP domain-containing protein, translating into MKTKFVKTTLSLSLLLMAAAPTAAFAGTNCNANVSVPLNQSVVKNINSCFTNAGTKDCFKNLNCSNLKCYVKFADGKLQLVSNNCSQKQDQVQKSGNCKANTKTDTKTTANTGTKTDTNTTANTGTKTDTNTTANTGTKTDTNTTANTGTKTDTNTTANTGTKTDTNTGNSGSIGAYEQQVVDIVNQERAKAGLAPLTVNAKLSDVAEKKAEDMRDKNYFSHTSPTYGSPFDMMKQFGINYTAAGENIAKGQKTPQDVMTAWMNSSGHRANILNSNYAQIGVGYVTDSNGTTYWVQEFIK; encoded by the coding sequence ATGAAAACCAAATTTGTCAAAACAACGTTATCACTATCATTACTGCTTATGGCAGCAGCACCGACTGCAGCTTTTGCAGGAACAAACTGTAACGCAAATGTTTCAGTTCCATTGAACCAATCTGTGGTTAAAAACATTAATAGCTGCTTTACGAATGCAGGAACAAAAGATTGTTTTAAGAATCTAAATTGTTCTAATCTTAAATGCTATGTTAAATTTGCAGATGGCAAGCTTCAGCTTGTTTCTAATAATTGCAGTCAGAAACAGGATCAGGTTCAGAAGTCAGGGAATTGTAAAGCAAACACTAAGACAGACACAAAGACAACAGCAAATACAGGAACTAAGACAGACACAAACACAACAGCAAATACAGGAACTAAGACAGATACGAACACAACAGCAAATACAGGAACTAAGACAGATACGAACACAACAGCAAATACAGGAACTAAGACAGACACAAACACAACAGCAAATACAGGAACTAAAACAGATACCAACACTGGCAATTCAGGTAGTATAGGTGCTTATGAACAGCAGGTTGTAGACATCGTGAATCAGGAAAGAGCTAAAGCAGGTCTTGCACCGCTGACAGTAAACGCAAAATTATCTGATGTTGCCGAAAAGAAGGCTGAAGATATGAGAGACAAGAATTACTTCTCCCATACATCACCAACTTATGGTTCACCGTTTGATATGATGAAACAGTTCGGTATAAATTATACTGCAGCTGGTGAAAACATTGCAAAAGGTCAGAAAACTCCTCAGGACGTTATGACTGCCTGGATGAATTCTTCCGGACACAGAGCAAACATACTGAACAGTAATTATGCGCAGATTGGTGTAGGTTATGTAACAGACAGCAACGGAACTACTTACTGGGTACAGGAGTTTATTAAATAA